A genomic segment from Paenibacillus sp. FSL K6-1096 encodes:
- a CDS encoding L-rhamnose mutarotase gives MSSNKLAWTWKVKQEYLAEYVQMHLEPWPEILEEHSKAGIRNYSIFQNGNQFFYCFECEDTEAAFAYIARSEACNRWNAITSQMVEGSFDFNDAVPMVPLREVFYLK, from the coding sequence ATGAGCAGCAACAAGCTGGCTTGGACCTGGAAGGTGAAACAGGAATACTTAGCGGAATATGTGCAGATGCATCTGGAGCCGTGGCCGGAGATTCTGGAGGAGCACAGCAAGGCAGGCATCCGCAATTATTCGATTTTTCAGAACGGCAACCAGTTCTTCTATTGCTTTGAATGTGAGGATACGGAGGCGGCCTTCGCCTACATTGCCCGGAGTGAGGCCTGCAACCGCTGGAATGCGATCACCTCGCAGATGGTGGAAGGCTCCTTCGACTTCAACGATGCGGTTCCGATGGTGCCGCTGCGCGAGGTTTTCTATCTGAAGTAA
- a CDS encoding histidine kinase, which produces MTRPLNLLRYSLIILPAVLSIYVYDYADYDRFTLHLLLLLLLATLGTKLPAPLAAATGGLELLFTAWLCREYGALMIFAAVSAVLWYTRLLPRNRAVIFFCLHLILLNAALAGTAPAERARANLSFLLPAGLNVLLLQAGRGQADSLFLYDELRKKHFELEEARSRLLQFTSQVEAAAQAEERVRIARQLHDDIGHRLIRVKMMTEAAIHTLPAAPGEGLHMVNQIRDQLAASMDDMRSALKRINYTPQLEGAYALDRLLEEVGRDTGIATSYTVQGVPYPLYPSLQVVLYANAREAITNALRHGQASSVRVEVTYTEHEVRMEAGNNGRLPEASPLDRLSGSGGMGLKGMSERCAMVGGTLELRLEPQFTVITRLPVYRQTEGV; this is translated from the coding sequence TTGACCAGACCACTGAATCTGCTCCGCTATAGCCTCATCATCCTTCCGGCGGTTCTATCCATCTATGTGTATGATTACGCCGACTATGATAGATTCACCCTGCATCTCCTGCTGCTGCTCTTGCTGGCAACGCTCGGGACGAAGCTGCCCGCTCCCTTAGCTGCCGCTACCGGTGGGCTGGAGCTGCTCTTCACAGCTTGGCTGTGCCGGGAGTATGGTGCGCTGATGATTTTTGCGGCTGTGTCTGCGGTGCTGTGGTATACCCGGCTGCTGCCCCGGAACAGAGCTGTGATCTTCTTCTGTCTTCATCTAATCCTGTTGAATGCCGCTCTGGCCGGCACTGCTCCGGCAGAGCGGGCCAGAGCCAATCTCAGCTTCCTGCTGCCGGCGGGCCTGAATGTGCTGCTGCTCCAGGCCGGGCGCGGCCAGGCCGACAGCCTGTTTCTCTATGATGAGCTGCGCAAAAAGCACTTCGAGCTGGAAGAAGCCCGCTCGCGGCTGCTCCAGTTCACCTCGCAGGTCGAGGCCGCCGCCCAGGCGGAGGAGCGGGTGCGCATCGCCCGCCAGCTGCACGATGATATCGGCCACCGGCTGATCCGGGTCAAGATGATGACCGAGGCGGCGATTCATACCCTGCCTGCGGCTCCCGGTGAAGGGCTGCACATGGTGAACCAGATCCGCGACCAGCTCGCGGCCAGCATGGACGACATGCGCTCTGCGCTGAAGCGGATCAACTATACCCCGCAGCTGGAAGGCGCTTATGCGCTGGACCGGCTGCTGGAGGAGGTGGGCCGGGATACCGGCATCGCCACCTCCTATACCGTGCAGGGGGTTCCTTACCCGCTCTATCCGAGTCTTCAGGTGGTGCTGTATGCCAATGCCCGCGAGGCGATTACCAACGCCCTAAGGCATGGACAGGCCAGCTCCGTGCGGGTGGAGGTCACCTACACCGAGCATGAGGTGCGGATGGAGGCCGGCAATAACGGGAGGCTGCCTGAAGCCAGCCCGCTGGACCGCCTGTCCGGCAGCGGCGGGATGGGCCTGAAGGGCATGAGCGAGCGCTGCGCCATGGTCGGCGGCACGCTGGAGCTGCGGCTGGAGCCGCAGTTCACGGTTATCACCCGTCTGCCGGTGTACCGGCAGACGGAGGGGGTTTAA
- a CDS encoding ABC transporter ATP-binding protein, translating into MALAVLRDVVKRYDSKLIVDHVNFNIEEGEIFGLLGPNGAGKSTTISMICGLLRPDSGEIRIDGLSVQEKPIEVKKRIGLVPQELALYENMSAADNVSFFGKLCGLRGKLLKERTQEALAFTGLSDRAGDKPSTFSGGMKRRLNIACAIMHRPRLIIMDEPTVGIDPQSRNHILESVKALNRMGSAVIYTSHYMEEVAAICDRVAIMDQGHIIACGTESELRERVAHEERIVVKAANISPALINELKQHPRITRVEAAAETIELYLPSSQSALQDILFIFARHEGIIASLNIEEPDLETLFLSLTGRTLRD; encoded by the coding sequence ATGGCACTGGCCGTATTAAGGGATGTCGTGAAGAGGTATGACAGCAAGCTTATTGTGGATCACGTGAATTTCAATATAGAGGAGGGTGAGATCTTCGGCCTGCTCGGCCCGAACGGGGCCGGAAAGAGCACGACCATCAGCATGATCTGCGGACTGCTTCGGCCCGACAGCGGGGAGATCCGGATCGATGGTCTGTCAGTACAAGAGAAGCCGATTGAGGTCAAAAAGCGGATCGGACTCGTTCCCCAGGAGCTGGCGTTATACGAGAACATGTCGGCAGCCGATAATGTAAGCTTCTTCGGCAAGCTGTGCGGCCTGCGCGGCAAGCTGCTGAAGGAGCGGACACAGGAGGCGCTGGCCTTCACCGGCCTGAGCGACCGGGCGGGGGATAAGCCGTCCACCTTCTCCGGCGGGATGAAAAGACGCCTCAACATCGCCTGCGCCATCATGCACCGCCCGCGTCTGATCATTATGGATGAGCCGACCGTCGGCATTGATCCCCAGTCGCGCAATCATATTCTGGAATCGGTCAAGGCGCTCAACCGGATGGGCTCGGCGGTGATCTATACCAGTCATTATATGGAGGAGGTGGCGGCGATCTGTGACCGGGTGGCCATTATGGATCAGGGGCATATTATCGCCTGCGGCACGGAGAGCGAGCTGCGGGAGCGGGTTGCCCATGAGGAGAGAATCGTCGTGAAGGCGGCGAATATCTCCCCTGCGCTGATCAATGAGCTGAAGCAGCACCCCCGGATCACCCGGGTCGAGGCGGCAGCGGAGACGATTGAGCTGTATCTTCCGTCCTCGCAAAGTGCGCTGCAGGATATTTTGTTTATTTTCGCCAGACATGAAGGGATTATCGCTTCCCTTAACATTGAAGAGCCGGATCTGGAGACGCTGTTCCTCAGTCTGACCGGCCGCACGCTGCGGGATTAA
- a CDS encoding IS256 family transposase, protein MNILPESSLNNLFEKLVKDFMKENMESLLRAEIQGFMDSEEAGANNSRNGYYTRDLHTRYGHIEDLQVPRDRQSLFQTQLFEPYQRRDGWLEEAVIQMYKSGMGTRDVARFIESMFGSHYSPTTVSNITATVLDDIHQWQKRPLSKRYSVIYLDGLYVKLKRGTVRGEVVYFAMGIDEEGQRQILGFYVGGQESSNGWREVLKDLYDRGAQEVLLGVFDGLPGLDAAFKETYPQADVQHCVVHKVRATFPKIRMEHKTDVIEALKTVYTAPDEVVARANFDTVKAKWNKLYPKEMRSWEEQLSTLLTFYKYPESIRKAIYTSNPIERMNKEIRKRLKPMNSLTNMDAAEKIVYLEMLEYNERHAGRVTQGFGVDAVKKKLKELFETRYPSLPAPEEA, encoded by the coding sequence ATGAATATTTTACCCGAAAGTTCTCTGAATAATCTATTTGAAAAACTTGTTAAAGACTTCATGAAAGAGAACATGGAATCACTCCTGCGTGCCGAAATTCAGGGGTTTATGGACAGTGAAGAAGCCGGTGCCAATAATAGTCGTAACGGATACTATACACGGGATCTGCACACGAGATACGGCCATATTGAGGATCTTCAGGTGCCCCGAGACCGCCAAAGCCTTTTCCAGACGCAGCTGTTTGAGCCGTACCAGCGGCGGGACGGATGGTTAGAAGAGGCCGTCATCCAAATGTACAAATCAGGCATGGGCACGCGGGATGTGGCCCGGTTCATTGAAAGTATGTTTGGCAGCCACTACTCCCCCACCACGGTCAGCAATATTACGGCTACGGTGCTGGACGATATCCACCAGTGGCAGAAACGTCCCCTGAGCAAACGGTACTCCGTCATCTACTTGGATGGGCTGTACGTGAAGCTGAAACGGGGTACGGTTCGTGGCGAAGTGGTCTACTTTGCGATGGGAATTGACGAGGAGGGACAGCGTCAAATTCTCGGGTTCTACGTGGGCGGCCAAGAGAGTTCGAATGGCTGGCGGGAGGTACTCAAAGACCTGTACGACCGCGGAGCGCAGGAAGTCCTGCTGGGTGTGTTTGACGGGCTACCAGGTCTGGATGCGGCGTTTAAAGAGACCTATCCTCAGGCCGATGTACAGCATTGCGTAGTGCACAAAGTGCGGGCCACGTTCCCTAAAATCCGGATGGAGCACAAAACCGATGTCATTGAAGCGTTGAAAACCGTATATACCGCACCGGATGAAGTGGTCGCCCGGGCGAACTTTGATACGGTCAAAGCGAAGTGGAACAAGCTGTATCCGAAGGAAATGAGGTCCTGGGAGGAACAGTTATCCACACTCCTGACGTTCTACAAGTATCCGGAGTCGATCCGTAAAGCGATCTACACGTCGAACCCTATCGAGCGCATGAACAAGGAAATCCGCAAGCGCCTGAAACCGATGAACAGTCTGACGAACATGGATGCGGCAGAGAAAATCGTGTACCTGGAGATGCTGGAATACAATGAACGTCATGCAGGGCGGGTCACCCAAGGCTTTGGCGTGGATGCCGTTAAAAAGAAGCTAAAAGAGCTATTTGAAACACGCTACCCCTCTTTGCCCGCACCGGAAGAGGCGTAG
- a CDS encoding ABC-2 family transporter protein encodes MPTAAKLRKYRSIASRSLQNVMAYRNSYIINILANTINLAAIFFLWQGIYGGREALGGYTWDQMKTYLLVTFLANSVLSWYSETAISGKILDGSVAMDLLKPVDFQTARFAETLGASLLEGAMSTVLLILFTTFVTGIAFPHSLTVYLLFVISLLGAVVVKFGVVYLAALLCFWSTGSLGIVWTRIALTNLLSGALVPLAFFPDWLEKLALLLPFQAIIHTPTMIFLQQVDTGESLRLIGIQLFWGAALWLAGKALWSWAVRQVTIHGG; translated from the coding sequence ATGCCAACTGCTGCTAAGCTCAGGAAATACAGAAGCATCGCCAGCCGCTCCCTGCAGAATGTAATGGCCTACCGCAATTCGTACATCATTAATATACTGGCGAATACGATCAATCTGGCTGCAATCTTCTTCCTGTGGCAGGGCATATACGGCGGGCGCGAGGCGCTGGGCGGCTACACCTGGGATCAGATGAAGACCTATCTGCTGGTCACCTTCCTGGCCAATTCCGTGTTGTCCTGGTACTCTGAGACGGCGATTTCCGGCAAAATCCTGGACGGCAGCGTTGCCATGGACCTGCTGAAGCCGGTGGATTTCCAGACGGCGAGATTCGCCGAGACCCTGGGCGCAAGCCTGCTGGAGGGCGCGATGAGCACGGTGCTGCTGATCCTGTTCACCACCTTTGTCACCGGCATTGCTTTTCCCCATTCGCTGACCGTCTATCTGCTATTCGTCATCAGCCTGCTCGGTGCGGTTGTTGTTAAGTTCGGGGTAGTGTATCTGGCGGCGCTGTTATGCTTCTGGTCCACCGGCTCGCTCGGCATTGTCTGGACCCGGATTGCCCTGACCAATCTCCTGTCCGGCGCTTTGGTTCCGCTTGCTTTCTTCCCCGACTGGCTGGAAAAGCTGGCTCTGCTGCTGCCCTTCCAGGCTATCATTCATACGCCGACGATGATCTTCCTGCAACAGGTAGATACGGGGGAGAGCCTGCGGCTCATCGGTATTCAGCTGTTCTGGGGAGCGGCGCTCTGGCTGGCGGGCAAGGCCCTGTGGAGCTGGGCGGTCCGCCAGGTGACGATCCATGGAGGCTAA
- a CDS encoding response regulator transcription factor — protein sequence MIRVLIVDDDSFIRESLKVLLGLDTGIEVAGTAGDGQEALTLLDTLPDGADVVLMDIRMPGCDGVDGTRLIKQAHPQTAVLMLTTFDDDEYIIEALRAGASGYLLKNIPPDRIIQGIKTVHEGNMLIHPEIARKLAGFLKPSVREEAPQAEPFASYGLTPSEQAVVSAIAEGLTNREIAARLFLSEGTVKNYITDILSKLGVRDRTQIAILYLKSKQRS from the coding sequence ATGATTAGAGTGTTAATCGTTGACGATGATTCGTTCATCCGTGAGAGTCTGAAGGTGCTGCTCGGCCTGGACACTGGCATTGAGGTCGCCGGGACGGCCGGGGATGGGCAGGAAGCTCTGACTTTGCTGGATACGCTGCCCGATGGAGCCGATGTAGTGCTGATGGACATACGGATGCCGGGCTGTGACGGGGTGGATGGCACACGCCTGATCAAACAAGCTCATCCGCAGACTGCTGTTCTGATGTTGACCACCTTCGACGATGATGAATACATTATCGAGGCGCTGCGGGCCGGAGCCAGCGGTTATCTGCTGAAGAATATTCCGCCGGACCGGATTATTCAAGGAATCAAAACGGTGCATGAAGGCAATATGCTCATTCACCCCGAAATTGCCCGCAAGCTGGCCGGCTTCCTGAAGCCGTCCGTGCGGGAGGAGGCTCCCCAGGCGGAGCCGTTTGCTTCCTATGGTTTAACCCCGTCCGAGCAGGCGGTCGTAAGCGCCATCGCAGAGGGGCTGACCAACCGTGAGATCGCCGCCAGGCTGTTCCTTAGTGAAGGAACGGTCAAGAACTACATTACAGATATCCTCAGCAAGCTCGGTGTACGCGACCGGACGCAGATTGCGATTCTGTATCTGAAGAGTAAGCAGAGGAGCTAG
- a CDS encoding ABC-2 family transporter protein, which produces MKMTQMFYLYRRLYVQQLKAILEYNKDFYILMCSAALTQVLGFVFLWVIYDRIPDIHGWRFWEVTFMYAMIFLTEGVGSLFFEGSWRMSRLVNMGELDRYLLRPVPVILQVFCTGIGINGLGNLLIGGVIVWQSLVHSPIEWSAGKAAVLLLLFITAVIIRVSINLAGNSAAFWIRNAGNAFPLMVHNLSDLAKYPITLFPQAIRIFISTVLPYAFISFYPATYIFGKSGWSGWWLLAPAAAIGSAAAAYGIFRYGLSKYESTGN; this is translated from the coding sequence ATGAAAATGACCCAAATGTTCTATCTCTACAGAAGGCTGTATGTGCAACAGCTCAAGGCAATTCTGGAATATAACAAAGACTTCTATATCCTGATGTGCTCCGCCGCCCTGACGCAGGTGCTCGGCTTCGTCTTCCTCTGGGTCATCTACGACCGGATTCCGGACATCCACGGCTGGCGCTTCTGGGAGGTCACCTTCATGTACGCGATGATTTTCCTCACGGAAGGCGTAGGCTCCTTGTTCTTCGAAGGCTCCTGGCGGATGAGCAGACTGGTGAATATGGGCGAGCTGGACCGCTATCTGCTGCGGCCGGTTCCCGTTATCCTTCAGGTGTTCTGCACCGGGATTGGCATCAACGGGCTTGGCAATCTGCTGATCGGCGGCGTCATCGTCTGGCAGTCGCTTGTGCACAGCCCCATCGAGTGGAGTGCGGGCAAGGCGGCGGTACTGCTGCTGCTGTTCATCACGGCAGTCATCATCCGGGTGTCGATCAATCTGGCCGGCAATTCTGCCGCCTTCTGGATACGCAATGCCGGGAATGCTTTTCCGCTGATGGTGCATAACTTGTCGGACCTGGCGAAGTATCCGATTACGCTGTTCCCGCAGGCGATCCGCATCTTCATCTCTACCGTGCTGCCCTACGCCTTCATCAGCTTCTACCCGGCCACCTACATCTTCGGCAAAAGCGGCTGGTCCGGCTGGTGGCTGCTCGCCCCCGCCGCAGCCATAGGCAGTGCAGCCGCGGCCTACGGAATCTTCCGGTACGGCCTGTCCAAGTATGAGAGTACGGGGAACTGA
- a CDS encoding PDZ domain-containing protein → MSVLPELLASWGTAALHLLIQPYYYIAVLFLALYYRRQVVLERKLIHVKLHRWGKETWRAVWTGGLAGLAVSAAAVALGISVTYPAVACIWVVSLILMLFRVRYLCFAYSIGILGIVQYVLSFFPGSLQAGAAGTVAEAVRGMDIPALLMLAALLHVAEALLARWQGPRLATPLFLAGKRGKVVGGYQLEAFWPLPLFVLIPAGSGISELPWHPLLGGGLGLVSLPVIIGFSEMTQGMLPGRKSARTFGRLLVYSAVLLGLSLLADLWSPLTVVAALMAILLHEGLSRYSALEERSLSPVFVHPPAGRKVLAVLQGSPAQELGILPGEILLKVNGVLLTGRAQLHEALRMNPAFCKLEVQNREGESKYLQRAIYDGDHHQLGIILVPDPDESITAAAKPSSIFSIIGMQAGVQQRGELPKRLGRAKKPQPAETKQESAGADA, encoded by the coding sequence TTGAGTGTACTCCCGGAACTGCTGGCCAGTTGGGGCACGGCAGCCCTTCATCTGCTGATTCAGCCTTATTATTATATTGCTGTTCTATTTCTTGCCTTATATTACCGCAGGCAGGTGGTCCTGGAGCGGAAGCTGATTCATGTGAAGCTGCATCGCTGGGGGAAAGAGACCTGGCGGGCGGTATGGACCGGCGGACTTGCGGGACTTGCCGTCTCTGCTGCCGCTGTAGCGTTAGGCATCTCCGTAACTTACCCGGCGGTAGCCTGTATCTGGGTCGTCAGCCTGATCCTGATGCTGTTTCGCGTGCGTTATCTATGCTTTGCGTATTCAATTGGCATACTGGGCATTGTCCAGTATGTGCTGTCGTTCTTTCCCGGCTCGCTCCAGGCTGGAGCTGCCGGGACGGTTGCCGAAGCGGTGCGCGGGATGGACATCCCGGCACTGCTGATGCTGGCCGCGCTGCTGCACGTGGCCGAAGCGCTCTTGGCGCGCTGGCAGGGGCCGCGGCTGGCGACGCCCCTGTTCCTTGCCGGCAAGCGCGGCAAGGTGGTCGGCGGCTACCAGCTGGAGGCCTTCTGGCCGCTGCCGCTGTTCGTGCTGATTCCCGCAGGCAGCGGAATCAGTGAACTGCCGTGGCACCCGCTGCTGGGCGGGGGCCTCGGCCTGGTCTCGCTGCCGGTCATCATCGGCTTCAGCGAGATGACCCAGGGCATGCTGCCCGGACGCAAGTCGGCCCGCACGTTCGGACGGCTGCTGGTCTACAGCGCCGTCCTGCTCGGGCTCAGCCTGCTTGCGGACCTGTGGAGCCCGCTGACGGTGGTCGCGGCGCTCATGGCGATTCTGCTGCACGAAGGGTTAAGCAGGTACAGCGCTCTGGAGGAGCGCAGCCTCAGCCCCGTCTTCGTGCATCCCCCGGCCGGCCGCAAGGTGCTGGCCGTGCTGCAGGGCAGCCCCGCGCAGGAGCTGGGCATCCTGCCCGGCGAGATTCTGCTGAAGGTCAACGGGGTCCTGTTGACCGGCAGGGCGCAGCTGCATGAGGCGCTGCGCATGAATCCCGCGTTCTGCAAGCTGGAGGTGCAGAACCGCGAGGGCGAGAGCAAATATCTGCAGCGCGCGATCTATGACGGCGACCATCACCAGCTCGGCATCATCCTGGTGCCGGACCCCGATGAGAGTATCACCGCCGCGGCCAAGCCGTCCAGCATCTTCAGCATCATCGGGATGCAGGCGGGTGTGCAGCAGCGGGGAGAGCTGCCGAAGCGGCTGGGCCGCGCGAAGAAGCCCCAGCCTGCGGAGACCAAGCAGGAGTCTGCCGGGGCTGACGCATAG
- a CDS encoding ABC transporter permease — MNKIMTIAWNMVKRSIGTARGMMIFILLPGVVVAAIISLSGGAGDKPDTLLYVNSDTGPAGSHLLAELAKTGDYKLEARGSEAALKEATTRQEGSAGLWIPPGYSAALLAGEQPQLRIYELRTSEGSIVAKMNAAAIAANMAGAAQAAAAGGTGDPQTQFAAVLKQAEQHNVGSLRTDYNLYPRQTLGTITGLTLMFLMMLITSSVTLIMDDRVGRTMMRMFSAPVRSYEIALGNFLGSFLVGLIQILVVLVLGKWVLRYDYGLPLVLYFLVLAAFMLVSMGIASTVAGLIRNPRNAGMLNSLILTPTCMLGGCFWPISIMPDYMQKLANFTPQKWAIQAVDIAATGGGWSELWLPFAVLGLMAAVLLVIGSAILRPNEAGISV; from the coding sequence ATGAATAAAATAATGACTATTGCCTGGAACATGGTCAAACGCAGCATCGGCACGGCCAGAGGGATGATGATCTTCATCCTGCTTCCCGGTGTTGTGGTGGCGGCGATCATCTCACTTAGCGGAGGCGCCGGGGATAAACCGGACACCCTCCTGTACGTGAACTCGGACACAGGCCCCGCCGGCAGTCATCTGCTGGCAGAGCTGGCGAAGACGGGGGATTACAAGCTGGAGGCGCGCGGGAGTGAGGCTGCATTGAAGGAAGCCACGACCCGGCAGGAGGGCTCAGCGGGGCTGTGGATTCCTCCCGGATACTCAGCGGCACTGCTGGCGGGGGAGCAGCCACAGCTTCGCATATATGAACTGCGGACCAGCGAAGGCTCGATTGTGGCCAAAATGAACGCCGCTGCAATCGCCGCGAACATGGCCGGAGCGGCACAGGCGGCAGCTGCCGGCGGCACCGGAGATCCGCAGACGCAATTCGCCGCTGTATTGAAGCAGGCGGAGCAGCATAACGTTGGAAGCCTGCGCACCGATTATAACCTGTATCCGCGGCAGACGCTGGGCACCATTACCGGGCTGACGCTGATGTTCCTGATGATGCTGATTACCAGCTCCGTTACTCTGATTATGGATGACCGCGTAGGACGGACCATGATGCGCATGTTCAGCGCTCCGGTCCGCTCGTATGAGATCGCGCTCGGGAATTTCCTGGGCAGCTTCCTGGTTGGACTGATTCAGATCCTTGTCGTGCTGGTACTGGGCAAATGGGTGCTCCGCTACGACTACGGGCTGCCGCTCGTCCTCTACTTCCTGGTGCTGGCAGCATTCATGCTGGTCTCCATGGGGATCGCCAGCACCGTTGCCGGCCTGATCCGCAATCCGCGCAATGCCGGGATGCTGAACTCTCTGATCCTCACTCCGACCTGTATGCTGGGCGGCTGCTTCTGGCCGATCTCCATCATGCCGGATTATATGCAGAAGCTGGCTAACTTTACGCCGCAGAAATGGGCTATCCAGGCGGTGGATATTGCCGCGACCGGCGGCGGCTGGAGCGAGCTGTGGCTTCCGTTTGCGGTGCTGGGCCTGATGGCTGCGGTGCTGCTGGTGATTGGCTCCGCCATTCTCCGTCCGAATGAAGCCGGAATCAGTGTATGA
- a CDS encoding ABC transporter permease, with the protein MNTWIIMVYELRRLLRSRSMLINMFLLPLVLIFLLGVSLSGVVGVKEGAGIKPVHVAVVNTGGGGAGTSAMIAAFLEKPEVKEVIIPVDAQSREAAESGLRTGKYAYAVIVPPGFDREVQSGQKAELEFILGKSHSDNRIAGTAFDNFLRTLNYKQAAAVALGPEALAASPAVTEQAAVVMGDLNNGGRSYTAGQFYGASMLLMFLLYSGLIVTTSLFGDRENHTLFRLNSMPVKGWHVFTGKILSVTLVSILQCLTIILLSNRLFGIYWGNRPGLLLVFCLLMITASVTFSAIVCLFSRKSATAVNIINIITIVMTFISGGMLPLPDTWVNSAGMFTVNHWVQQAMIRMMLHSGLEQLLPNLWVMCLICAALLGAMIVSYRKVGYQ; encoded by the coding sequence GTGAATACCTGGATCATTATGGTGTATGAGCTGCGCCGGCTGCTGCGTTCCCGGTCGATGCTGATCAATATGTTTCTGCTGCCGCTGGTGCTGATCTTCCTGCTGGGCGTTTCGCTCTCGGGAGTGGTGGGGGTGAAGGAAGGGGCCGGGATTAAACCGGTGCACGTGGCTGTTGTGAATACGGGCGGCGGGGGCGCAGGGACGTCTGCAATGATTGCGGCTTTTCTGGAGAAACCGGAGGTTAAGGAAGTCATTATCCCTGTAGACGCGCAGAGCCGGGAGGCGGCAGAGAGCGGGCTGCGCACCGGTAAATATGCTTATGCTGTGATTGTTCCCCCGGGCTTCGACCGGGAGGTGCAGAGCGGACAGAAGGCAGAGCTGGAGTTCATCCTCGGCAAAAGCCATTCCGACAACCGGATTGCCGGAACGGCCTTCGACAACTTCCTGCGCACGCTTAACTATAAGCAGGCGGCAGCGGTTGCGCTCGGGCCAGAGGCTCTTGCGGCTTCCCCGGCAGTCACTGAGCAGGCGGCCGTGGTGATGGGAGATCTCAATAATGGCGGGAGATCGTATACAGCGGGCCAGTTCTACGGGGCTTCCATGCTGCTGATGTTCCTGCTGTATAGCGGGCTGATCGTAACCACCTCGCTGTTCGGTGACCGCGAGAATCATACGCTTTTCCGGTTGAATTCCATGCCGGTCAAGGGCTGGCACGTGTTCACTGGCAAAATTCTGAGCGTAACCCTGGTGAGTATCCTGCAATGCCTGACCATTATTCTGCTGTCCAACCGGCTGTTCGGAATTTACTGGGGGAACCGTCCGGGATTGCTGCTGGTATTCTGCCTGCTGATGATAACTGCTTCGGTTACATTCTCCGCGATCGTCTGTCTCTTTAGCCGCAAGTCGGCTACGGCAGTCAATATTATCAATATTATAACGATTGTAATGACCTTCATCAGCGGCGGAATGCTGCCTCTCCCCGATACCTGGGTGAATAGCGCCGGGATGTTCACGGTGAACCACTGGGTACAGCAGGCGATGATCCGGATGATGCTGCACTCCGGTCTGGAGCAGCTTCTCCCGAATCTGTGGGTTATGTGTCTGATATGTGCAGCGCTGCTCGGGGCTATGATTGTGTCATACCGGAAGGTGGGCTACCAATGA
- a CDS encoding cation:proton antiporter gives MEFILSLLLILLFTKLAGDLSVRLGQPAVLGKLLSGILLGPAVLGWVQDTSFIHYMSEIGVLLLMFIAGLETDLDQLRANWKSALAVAVGGILLPFIGGYGIGAWFGFADHNALFLGVILSATSVSISVQVLKEMDRLNSPEGSTILGAAVLDDILVVVLLAVLMSFFGTGSDISLPLLIGKKLLFFAVAILAGWLAVPRMMRWLAPLRVTEPVITAALVILFGYAYFAEMMGMAGIIGSFAAGIAIAQTSFKHVVASKVEPIAYSLFVPVFFVSIGLSVSFEGLGSHIGFVSVLTVFAVLSKWIGGGTGARLTGYSLRSSLVIGAGMISRGEVALIIASTGLASGLLLPEYFTGVIIAVILTTLVTPPLLKVMFR, from the coding sequence GTGGAGTTCATTTTGTCTTTACTGCTGATTCTGTTATTCACCAAGCTGGCGGGTGATCTGTCGGTCCGGCTGGGCCAGCCGGCGGTGCTGGGTAAGCTGTTGAGCGGTATCCTGCTTGGACCGGCCGTGCTCGGCTGGGTGCAGGATACCAGCTTCATTCATTACATGTCGGAGATTGGCGTGCTGCTGCTGATGTTCATTGCCGGATTGGAGACCGACCTCGATCAGCTGCGCGCGAACTGGAAGTCCGCGCTTGCGGTAGCGGTTGGCGGCATTCTGCTGCCTTTTATCGGCGGATATGGCATCGGAGCTTGGTTCGGCTTCGCGGACCACAATGCCCTCTTCCTGGGCGTCATCCTGAGCGCCACCTCAGTCAGCATTTCCGTTCAGGTCCTGAAGGAGATGGACCGGCTGAATTCGCCGGAAGGCTCAACCATTCTGGGGGCGGCGGTGCTTGATGATATTCTCGTGGTGGTGCTGCTGGCGGTGCTGATGAGCTTCTTCGGGACAGGGAGTGACATCTCGCTTCCTCTCTTGATCGGCAAAAAACTGCTCTTCTTCGCCGTCGCCATTCTCGCAGGCTGGCTGGCCGTTCCCCGGATGATGCGCTGGCTCGCTCCGCTGCGGGTAACGGAGCCTGTTATCACGGCGGCGCTGGTGATTCTGTTCGGATATGCGTACTTTGCCGAGATGATGGGGATGGCCGGGATTATCGGCTCCTTTGCCGCCGGGATCGCTATCGCACAGACCTCATTCAAGCACGTGGTGGCGTCCAAGGTGGAGCCGATTGCTTATTCGCTGTTTGTGCCGGTCTTTTTTGTCAGCATAGGGCTTAGTGTCAGCTTCGAGGGGCTGGGCAGCCACATCGGCTTCGTGTCGGTGTTAACCGTGTTCGCGGTATTGTCCAAATGGATCGGCGGCGGGACCGGTGCCCGGCTGACGGGCTACAGCCTCCGCTCCTCGCTGGTGATTGGTGCCGGAATGATCTCCCGGGGCGAAGTTGCCCTGATTATTGCTTCCACGGGTCTGGCCAGCGGGCTGCTGCTTCCGGAGTATTTTACCGGTGTGATTATCGCAGTGATTCTGACTACGCTCGTTACACCGCCGCTGCTGAAAGTAATGTTCCGGTAG